A genomic stretch from Primulina huaijiensis isolate GDHJ02 chromosome 14, ASM1229523v2, whole genome shotgun sequence includes:
- the LOC140957014 gene encoding DEAD-box ATP-dependent RNA helicase 31-like isoform X1, giving the protein MPVKILPLHPRFFPGAMKSDLVLPRHSRVIPVFSRVFPHKLKYYTRWAPNLKTRLSQIQVSNGGQSGVRKFTTRASQGMKASKSLIEDESELSDWVSGGLSSNSFKKTRVYTDSENDEDKNVKNEGYRSRERGVKRQRGSEYDKNFDWKEGRNERNYTGGLFVGGGKGRDSNKFLAMKGGKFVGTLEEKNKRDGRFFSKGDDLDSSDRRRTDELFREKRPEMRNGRGGGMVRGAFDEKRKDSDNLFGRGRDSKVSQRRRSNEDGRVQDTGNGRSGGGDRGNFAMTREGRVQDTGNGRSGGGDRGNFAMRREERGAGRRGMAIMDYKDEEEEEEEEEEEEEEEEKGYRSFKELLDSDGVDDDDDDEKDDTDLAEEKDGEQDNGLFDKASDFSVLQHNSPRRSDSYLSESRFDQCSISPLSLKGIKDAGFEKMTLVQESTLPVILKGKDVLAKAKTGTGKTVAFLLPAIEIILQSPPITRDQKRPPIFVLVICPTRELASQAAGEANTLLKYHPSIGVQVVIGGTRLALEQKRMQANPCQILVATPGRLRDHVENTAGFATRLMGVKVLVLDEADHLLDMGFRKEIEKIIAALPKQRQTLLFSATIPPEVRQICHVALKRDHEFINTVQEGSEDTHAQVQQMHLVAPLDKHFSLLYALLKEHITDVNYKILVFCTTAMVTRLVAELLGELSLNVREIHSRKPQSYRTRISDEFRKSKGLILVTSDVSARGVDYPDVTLVVQMGVPADRQQYIHRLGRTGRKGKEGEGVLLLAPWEEFFLSDVKDLPISKASEPLVDPDTRKKVERALSHVEMKNKEAAYQAWLGYYNSNKNVGRDKYRLVQLANEFSRSMGLDNPPAVPKLVLGKMGLKNIPGLRSK; this is encoded by the exons ATGCCAGTAAAGATTCTCCCTCTTCACCCGCGTTTCTTTCCCGGAGCCATGAAATCAGACCTGGTTCTTCCCAGGCACTCCAGGGTCATACCCGTTTTCTCCCGAGTATTCCCTCACAAGCTGAAGTACTACACTCGTTGGGCCCCTAATTTAAAAACTCGCCTTTCACAAATTCAGGTTTCGAATGGAGGTCAATCTGGTGTCAGAAAGTTCACGACCCGTGCAAGTCAGGGGATGAAGGCATCAAAGAGTTTGATCGAGGATGAGAGCGAGCTCAGCGACTGGGTTAGTGGTGGGTTGAGTTCCAACTCGTTTAAGAAAACTCGAGTGTACACTGATAGTGAAAACGACGAGGATAAGAATGTAAAGAATGAAGGTTACAGGAGTAGAGAAAGGGGTGTGAAGAGACAACGAGGGAGTGAATATGATAAAAACTTTGACTGGAAGGAGGGGAGGAACGAGAGGAATTACACTGGTGGTTTGTTTGTCGGGGGAGGTAAAGGTCGTGATTCTAACAAATTCCTGGCGATGAAGGGAGGGAAGTTTGTGGGGACTTTGGAGGAGAAGAATAAGAGGGATGGTCGTTTCTTTAGCAAGGGAGATGATTTGGATTCAAGCGACAGACGGAGGACAGATGAGTTGTTCAGAGAGAAAAGGCCAGAAATGCGAAATGGGAGGGGAGGAGGGATGGTTAGGGGGGCATTCgatgagaaaagaaaagatAGTGATAATCTGTTTGGCAGGGGAAGGGATTCAAAAGTGAGTCAAAGGCGTAGGAGTAATGAGGATGGAAGAGTGCAAGATACAGGGAATGGAAGGAGTGGAGGTGGTGATCGAGGGAATTTTGCTATGACGAGAGAAGGTAGAGTGCAAGATACAGGGAATGGAAGGAGTGGAGGTGGTGATCGTGGGAATTTTGCAATGAGGAGAGAAGAGAGAGGGGCTGGAAGAAGGGGCATGGCTATTATGGATTACAAGgatgaagaagaggaagaagaggaagaagaagaagaagaagaagaagaagagaaggGCTATAGAAGTTTCAAGGAATTGCTTGATAGTGATGGagtggatgatgatgatgatgacgaGAAGGATGACACGGACTTGGCTGAGGAAAAGGATGGAGAACAAGATAATGGGTTATTTGACAAAGCGAGTGATTTTTCTGTGTTACAGCATAACTCACCTAGAAGAAGTGATTCATATCTAAGTGAAAGCCG GTTTGATCAATGCTCCATCTCGCCTTTATCCCTTAAAGGAATTAAAGATGCAGGATTTGAAAAGATGACTCTGGTGCAGGAGTCAACACTTCCTGTCATTCTGAAAG GAAAGGATGTGCTGGCCAAGGCAAAAACTGGCACCGGAAAAACTGTAGCATTTTTG CTTCCGgcgattgaaataattttacaatCACCACCAATTACTCGTGATCAAAAGCGACCTCCGATATTCGTCCTCGTGATATGCCCTACTCGGGAGCTTGCAAGTCAGGCTGCTGGGGAGGCCAACACCCTGTTGAAGTATCATCCTTCAATTGGTGTTCAAGTTGTCATAGGAGGTACAAGGCTTGCTCTAGAACAAAAACGAATGCAAGCCAATCCTTGCCAG ATTCTTGTGGCTACACCTGGAAGGCTTAGAGATCACGTAGAGAATACTGCTGGGTTTGCAACTCGGCTCATGGGTGTCAAGGTTTTGGTTCTCGACGAAGCTGATCATTTGTTAGATATGGGATTCCgcaaagaaatagagaaaattaTAGCTGCTCTTCCAAAACAACGTCAAACACTTCTGTTTTCTGCCACTATTCCACCAGAG GTTCGACAAATATGCCATGTTGCTTTAAAAAGAGATCATGAATTTATTAACACAGTTCAAGAAGGGAGTGAAGATACACATGCACAG GTCCAACAAATGCATCTTGTTGCTCCTCTGGACAAGCATTTCTCACTTCTTTATGCTTTGCTGAAAGAGCATATCACTGATGTAAATTATAAG ATTCTTGTTTTCTGCACAACTGCCATGGTAACGAGGCTTGTTGCTGAGCTTCTTGGTGAGCTTAGCTTGAATGTCCGGGAAATTCATTCTCGAAAACCTCAAAGTTACAGAACCAGAATCTCTGATGAATTTCGGAAATCAAAGGGTCTTATCTTGGTGACATCTGATGTGTCTGCACGCGGAGTAGATTACCCAGATGTAACTCTTGTCGTACAG aTGGGAGTTCCAGCTGACAGACAGCAGTATATACACCGATTAGGTCGAACTGGGCGAAAGGGAAAAGAAGGAGAAGGTGTTTTGTTATTGGCTCCTTGGGAGGAGTTCTTTTTGTCCGATGTTAAGGACTTGCCAATATCTAAGGCATCTGAACCATTGGTTGATCCAGACACCAGAAAAAAG GTCGAGCGTGCATTATCCCATGTAGAGATGAAAAACAAAGAAGCAGCATATCAAGCGTGGCTTGGTTATTACAACTCAAACAAAAATGTTGGTCGAGACAAATATAGACTCGTACAGCTAGCAAATGAGTTTAGTCGAAGCATGGGGCTCGACAACCCTCCAGCCGTTCCTAAGCTGGTCCTTGGCAAAATGGGACTCAAGAATATACCTGGATTGCGCTCGAAGTAA
- the LOC140957014 gene encoding DEAD-box ATP-dependent RNA helicase 25-like isoform X3 — MPVKILPLHPRFFPGAMKSDLVLPRHSRVIPVFSRVFPHKLKYYTRWAPNLKTRLSQIQVSNGGQSGVRKFTTRASQGMKASKSLIEDESELSDWVSGGLSSNSFKKTRVYTDSENDEDKNVKNEGYRSRERGVKRQRGSEYDKNFDWKEGRNERNYTGGLFVGGGKGRDSNKFLAMKGGKFVGTLEEKNKRDGRFFSKGDDLDSSDRRRTDELFREKRPEMRNGRGGGMVRGAFDEKRKDSDNLFGRGRDSKVSQRRRSNEDGRVQDTGNGRSGGGDRGNFAMTREGRVQDTGNGRSGGGDRGNFAMRREERGAGRRGMAIMDYKDEEEEEEEEEEEEEEEEKGYRSFKELLDSDGVDDDDDDEKDDTDLAEEKDGEQDNGLFDKASDFSVLQHNSPRRSDSYLSESRFDQCSISPLSLKGIKDAGFEKMTLVQESTLPVILKGKDVLAKAKTGTGKTVAFLLPAIEIILQSPPITRDQKRPPIFVLVICPTRELASQAAGEANTLLKYHPSIGVQVVIGGTRLALEQKRMQANPCQILVATPGRLRDHVENTAGFATRLMGVKVLVLDEADHLLDMGFRKEIEKIIAALPKQRQTLLFSATIPPEVRQICHVALKRDHEFINTVQEGSEDTHAQVQQMHLVAPLDKHFSLLYALLKEHITDVNYKILVFCTTAMVTRLVAELLGELSLNVREIHSRKPQSYRTRISDEFRKSKGLILVTSDVSARGVDYPDVTLVVQMGVPADRQQYIHRLGRTGRKGKEGEGVLLLAPWEEFFLSDVKDLPISKASEPLVDPDTRKKR; from the exons ATGCCAGTAAAGATTCTCCCTCTTCACCCGCGTTTCTTTCCCGGAGCCATGAAATCAGACCTGGTTCTTCCCAGGCACTCCAGGGTCATACCCGTTTTCTCCCGAGTATTCCCTCACAAGCTGAAGTACTACACTCGTTGGGCCCCTAATTTAAAAACTCGCCTTTCACAAATTCAGGTTTCGAATGGAGGTCAATCTGGTGTCAGAAAGTTCACGACCCGTGCAAGTCAGGGGATGAAGGCATCAAAGAGTTTGATCGAGGATGAGAGCGAGCTCAGCGACTGGGTTAGTGGTGGGTTGAGTTCCAACTCGTTTAAGAAAACTCGAGTGTACACTGATAGTGAAAACGACGAGGATAAGAATGTAAAGAATGAAGGTTACAGGAGTAGAGAAAGGGGTGTGAAGAGACAACGAGGGAGTGAATATGATAAAAACTTTGACTGGAAGGAGGGGAGGAACGAGAGGAATTACACTGGTGGTTTGTTTGTCGGGGGAGGTAAAGGTCGTGATTCTAACAAATTCCTGGCGATGAAGGGAGGGAAGTTTGTGGGGACTTTGGAGGAGAAGAATAAGAGGGATGGTCGTTTCTTTAGCAAGGGAGATGATTTGGATTCAAGCGACAGACGGAGGACAGATGAGTTGTTCAGAGAGAAAAGGCCAGAAATGCGAAATGGGAGGGGAGGAGGGATGGTTAGGGGGGCATTCgatgagaaaagaaaagatAGTGATAATCTGTTTGGCAGGGGAAGGGATTCAAAAGTGAGTCAAAGGCGTAGGAGTAATGAGGATGGAAGAGTGCAAGATACAGGGAATGGAAGGAGTGGAGGTGGTGATCGAGGGAATTTTGCTATGACGAGAGAAGGTAGAGTGCAAGATACAGGGAATGGAAGGAGTGGAGGTGGTGATCGTGGGAATTTTGCAATGAGGAGAGAAGAGAGAGGGGCTGGAAGAAGGGGCATGGCTATTATGGATTACAAGgatgaagaagaggaagaagaggaagaagaagaagaagaagaagaagaagagaaggGCTATAGAAGTTTCAAGGAATTGCTTGATAGTGATGGagtggatgatgatgatgatgacgaGAAGGATGACACGGACTTGGCTGAGGAAAAGGATGGAGAACAAGATAATGGGTTATTTGACAAAGCGAGTGATTTTTCTGTGTTACAGCATAACTCACCTAGAAGAAGTGATTCATATCTAAGTGAAAGCCG GTTTGATCAATGCTCCATCTCGCCTTTATCCCTTAAAGGAATTAAAGATGCAGGATTTGAAAAGATGACTCTGGTGCAGGAGTCAACACTTCCTGTCATTCTGAAAG GAAAGGATGTGCTGGCCAAGGCAAAAACTGGCACCGGAAAAACTGTAGCATTTTTG CTTCCGgcgattgaaataattttacaatCACCACCAATTACTCGTGATCAAAAGCGACCTCCGATATTCGTCCTCGTGATATGCCCTACTCGGGAGCTTGCAAGTCAGGCTGCTGGGGAGGCCAACACCCTGTTGAAGTATCATCCTTCAATTGGTGTTCAAGTTGTCATAGGAGGTACAAGGCTTGCTCTAGAACAAAAACGAATGCAAGCCAATCCTTGCCAG ATTCTTGTGGCTACACCTGGAAGGCTTAGAGATCACGTAGAGAATACTGCTGGGTTTGCAACTCGGCTCATGGGTGTCAAGGTTTTGGTTCTCGACGAAGCTGATCATTTGTTAGATATGGGATTCCgcaaagaaatagagaaaattaTAGCTGCTCTTCCAAAACAACGTCAAACACTTCTGTTTTCTGCCACTATTCCACCAGAG GTTCGACAAATATGCCATGTTGCTTTAAAAAGAGATCATGAATTTATTAACACAGTTCAAGAAGGGAGTGAAGATACACATGCACAG GTCCAACAAATGCATCTTGTTGCTCCTCTGGACAAGCATTTCTCACTTCTTTATGCTTTGCTGAAAGAGCATATCACTGATGTAAATTATAAG ATTCTTGTTTTCTGCACAACTGCCATGGTAACGAGGCTTGTTGCTGAGCTTCTTGGTGAGCTTAGCTTGAATGTCCGGGAAATTCATTCTCGAAAACCTCAAAGTTACAGAACCAGAATCTCTGATGAATTTCGGAAATCAAAGGGTCTTATCTTGGTGACATCTGATGTGTCTGCACGCGGAGTAGATTACCCAGATGTAACTCTTGTCGTACAG aTGGGAGTTCCAGCTGACAGACAGCAGTATATACACCGATTAGGTCGAACTGGGCGAAAGGGAAAAGAAGGAGAAGGTGTTTTGTTATTGGCTCCTTGGGAGGAGTTCTTTTTGTCCGATGTTAAGGACTTGCCAATATCTAAGGCATCTGAACCATTGGTTGATCCAGACACCAGAAAAAAG AGATGA
- the LOC140957014 gene encoding uncharacterized protein isoform X4: MPVKILPLHPRFFPGAMKSDLVLPRHSRVIPVFSRVFPHKLKYYTRWAPNLKTRLSQIQVSNGGQSGVRKFTTRASQGMKASKSLIEDESELSDWVSGGLSSNSFKKTRVYTDSENDEDKNVKNEGYRSRERGVKRQRGSEYDKNFDWKEGRNERNYTGGLFVGGGKGRDSNKFLAMKGGKFVGTLEEKNKRDGRFFSKGDDLDSSDRRRTDELFREKRPEMRNGRGGGMVRGAFDEKRKDSDNLFGRGRDSKVSQRRRSNEDGRVQDTGNGRSGGGDRGNFAMTREGRVQDTGNGRSGGGDRGNFAMRREERGAGRRGMAIMDYKDEEEEEEEEEEEEEEEEKGYRSFKELLDSDGVDDDDDDEKDDTDLAEEKDGEQDNGLFDKASDFSVLQHNSPRRSDSYLSESRFDQCSISPLSLKGIKDAGFEKMTLVQESTLPVILKGKDVLAKAKTGTGKTVAFLLPAIEIILQSPPITRDQKRPPIFVLVICPTRELASQAAGEANTLLKYHPSIGVQVVIGGTRLALEQKRMQANPCQILVATPGRLRDHVENTAGFATRLMGVKVLVLDEADHLLDMGFRKEIEKIIAALPKQRQTLLFSATIPPEVRQICHVALKRDHEFINTVQEGSEDTHAQVQQMHLVAPLDKHFSLLYALLKEHITDVNYKILVFCTTAMVTRLVAELLGELSLNVREIHSRKPQSYRTRISDEFRKSKGLILVTSDVSARGVDYPDVTLVVQVELGEREKKEKVFCYWLLGRSSFCPMLRTCQYLRHLNHWLIQTPEKRSSVHYPM; the protein is encoded by the exons ATGCCAGTAAAGATTCTCCCTCTTCACCCGCGTTTCTTTCCCGGAGCCATGAAATCAGACCTGGTTCTTCCCAGGCACTCCAGGGTCATACCCGTTTTCTCCCGAGTATTCCCTCACAAGCTGAAGTACTACACTCGTTGGGCCCCTAATTTAAAAACTCGCCTTTCACAAATTCAGGTTTCGAATGGAGGTCAATCTGGTGTCAGAAAGTTCACGACCCGTGCAAGTCAGGGGATGAAGGCATCAAAGAGTTTGATCGAGGATGAGAGCGAGCTCAGCGACTGGGTTAGTGGTGGGTTGAGTTCCAACTCGTTTAAGAAAACTCGAGTGTACACTGATAGTGAAAACGACGAGGATAAGAATGTAAAGAATGAAGGTTACAGGAGTAGAGAAAGGGGTGTGAAGAGACAACGAGGGAGTGAATATGATAAAAACTTTGACTGGAAGGAGGGGAGGAACGAGAGGAATTACACTGGTGGTTTGTTTGTCGGGGGAGGTAAAGGTCGTGATTCTAACAAATTCCTGGCGATGAAGGGAGGGAAGTTTGTGGGGACTTTGGAGGAGAAGAATAAGAGGGATGGTCGTTTCTTTAGCAAGGGAGATGATTTGGATTCAAGCGACAGACGGAGGACAGATGAGTTGTTCAGAGAGAAAAGGCCAGAAATGCGAAATGGGAGGGGAGGAGGGATGGTTAGGGGGGCATTCgatgagaaaagaaaagatAGTGATAATCTGTTTGGCAGGGGAAGGGATTCAAAAGTGAGTCAAAGGCGTAGGAGTAATGAGGATGGAAGAGTGCAAGATACAGGGAATGGAAGGAGTGGAGGTGGTGATCGAGGGAATTTTGCTATGACGAGAGAAGGTAGAGTGCAAGATACAGGGAATGGAAGGAGTGGAGGTGGTGATCGTGGGAATTTTGCAATGAGGAGAGAAGAGAGAGGGGCTGGAAGAAGGGGCATGGCTATTATGGATTACAAGgatgaagaagaggaagaagaggaagaagaagaagaagaagaagaagaagagaaggGCTATAGAAGTTTCAAGGAATTGCTTGATAGTGATGGagtggatgatgatgatgatgacgaGAAGGATGACACGGACTTGGCTGAGGAAAAGGATGGAGAACAAGATAATGGGTTATTTGACAAAGCGAGTGATTTTTCTGTGTTACAGCATAACTCACCTAGAAGAAGTGATTCATATCTAAGTGAAAGCCG GTTTGATCAATGCTCCATCTCGCCTTTATCCCTTAAAGGAATTAAAGATGCAGGATTTGAAAAGATGACTCTGGTGCAGGAGTCAACACTTCCTGTCATTCTGAAAG GAAAGGATGTGCTGGCCAAGGCAAAAACTGGCACCGGAAAAACTGTAGCATTTTTG CTTCCGgcgattgaaataattttacaatCACCACCAATTACTCGTGATCAAAAGCGACCTCCGATATTCGTCCTCGTGATATGCCCTACTCGGGAGCTTGCAAGTCAGGCTGCTGGGGAGGCCAACACCCTGTTGAAGTATCATCCTTCAATTGGTGTTCAAGTTGTCATAGGAGGTACAAGGCTTGCTCTAGAACAAAAACGAATGCAAGCCAATCCTTGCCAG ATTCTTGTGGCTACACCTGGAAGGCTTAGAGATCACGTAGAGAATACTGCTGGGTTTGCAACTCGGCTCATGGGTGTCAAGGTTTTGGTTCTCGACGAAGCTGATCATTTGTTAGATATGGGATTCCgcaaagaaatagagaaaattaTAGCTGCTCTTCCAAAACAACGTCAAACACTTCTGTTTTCTGCCACTATTCCACCAGAG GTTCGACAAATATGCCATGTTGCTTTAAAAAGAGATCATGAATTTATTAACACAGTTCAAGAAGGGAGTGAAGATACACATGCACAG GTCCAACAAATGCATCTTGTTGCTCCTCTGGACAAGCATTTCTCACTTCTTTATGCTTTGCTGAAAGAGCATATCACTGATGTAAATTATAAG ATTCTTGTTTTCTGCACAACTGCCATGGTAACGAGGCTTGTTGCTGAGCTTCTTGGTGAGCTTAGCTTGAATGTCCGGGAAATTCATTCTCGAAAACCTCAAAGTTACAGAACCAGAATCTCTGATGAATTTCGGAAATCAAAGGGTCTTATCTTGGTGACATCTGATGTGTCTGCACGCGGAGTAGATTACCCAGATGTAACTCTTGTCGTACAG GTCGAACTGGGCGAAAGGGAAAAGAAGGAGAAGGTGTTTTGTTATTGGCTCCTTGGGAGGAGTTCTTTTTGTCCGATGTTAAGGACTTGCCAATATCTAAGGCATCTGAACCATTGGTTGATCCAGACACCAGAAAAAAG GTCGAGCGTGCATTATCCCATGTAG
- the LOC140957014 gene encoding uncharacterized protein isoform X2: MPVKILPLHPRFFPGAMKSDLVLPRHSRVIPVFSRVFPHKLKYYTRWAPNLKTRLSQIQVSNGGQSGVRKFTTRASQGMKASKSLIEDESELSDWVSGGLSSNSFKKTRVYTDSENDEDKNVKNEGYRSRERGVKRQRGSEYDKNFDWKEGRNERNYTGGLFVGGGKGRDSNKFLAMKGGKFVGTLEEKNKRDGRFFSKGDDLDSSDRRRTDELFREKRPEMRNGRGGGMVRGAFDEKRKDSDNLFGRGRDSKVSQRRRSNEDGRVQDTGNGRSGGGDRGNFAMTREGRVQDTGNGRSGGGDRGNFAMRREERGAGRRGMAIMDYKDEEEEEEEEEEEEEEEEKGYRSFKELLDSDGVDDDDDDEKDDTDLAEEKDGEQDNGLFDKASDFSVLQHNSPRRSDSYLSESRFDQCSISPLSLKGIKDAGFEKMTLVQESTLPVILKGKDVLAKAKTGTGKTVAFLLPAIEIILQSPPITRDQKRPPIFVLVICPTRELASQAAGEANTLLKYHPSIGVQVVIGGTRLALEQKRMQANPCQILVATPGRLRDHVENTAGFATRLMGVKVLVLDEADHLLDMGFRKEIEKIIAALPKQRQTLLFSATIPPEVRQICHVALKRDHEFINTVQEGSEDTHAQVQQMHLVAPLDKHFSLLYALLKEHITDVNYKILVFCTTAMVTRLVAELLGELSLNVREIHSRKPQSYRTRISDEFRKSKGLILVTSDVSARGVDYPDVTLVVQVELGEREKKEKVFCYWLLGRSSFCPMLRTCQYLRHLNHWLIQTPEKRDEKQRSSISSVAWLLQLKQKCWSRQI, translated from the exons ATGCCAGTAAAGATTCTCCCTCTTCACCCGCGTTTCTTTCCCGGAGCCATGAAATCAGACCTGGTTCTTCCCAGGCACTCCAGGGTCATACCCGTTTTCTCCCGAGTATTCCCTCACAAGCTGAAGTACTACACTCGTTGGGCCCCTAATTTAAAAACTCGCCTTTCACAAATTCAGGTTTCGAATGGAGGTCAATCTGGTGTCAGAAAGTTCACGACCCGTGCAAGTCAGGGGATGAAGGCATCAAAGAGTTTGATCGAGGATGAGAGCGAGCTCAGCGACTGGGTTAGTGGTGGGTTGAGTTCCAACTCGTTTAAGAAAACTCGAGTGTACACTGATAGTGAAAACGACGAGGATAAGAATGTAAAGAATGAAGGTTACAGGAGTAGAGAAAGGGGTGTGAAGAGACAACGAGGGAGTGAATATGATAAAAACTTTGACTGGAAGGAGGGGAGGAACGAGAGGAATTACACTGGTGGTTTGTTTGTCGGGGGAGGTAAAGGTCGTGATTCTAACAAATTCCTGGCGATGAAGGGAGGGAAGTTTGTGGGGACTTTGGAGGAGAAGAATAAGAGGGATGGTCGTTTCTTTAGCAAGGGAGATGATTTGGATTCAAGCGACAGACGGAGGACAGATGAGTTGTTCAGAGAGAAAAGGCCAGAAATGCGAAATGGGAGGGGAGGAGGGATGGTTAGGGGGGCATTCgatgagaaaagaaaagatAGTGATAATCTGTTTGGCAGGGGAAGGGATTCAAAAGTGAGTCAAAGGCGTAGGAGTAATGAGGATGGAAGAGTGCAAGATACAGGGAATGGAAGGAGTGGAGGTGGTGATCGAGGGAATTTTGCTATGACGAGAGAAGGTAGAGTGCAAGATACAGGGAATGGAAGGAGTGGAGGTGGTGATCGTGGGAATTTTGCAATGAGGAGAGAAGAGAGAGGGGCTGGAAGAAGGGGCATGGCTATTATGGATTACAAGgatgaagaagaggaagaagaggaagaagaagaagaagaagaagaagaagagaaggGCTATAGAAGTTTCAAGGAATTGCTTGATAGTGATGGagtggatgatgatgatgatgacgaGAAGGATGACACGGACTTGGCTGAGGAAAAGGATGGAGAACAAGATAATGGGTTATTTGACAAAGCGAGTGATTTTTCTGTGTTACAGCATAACTCACCTAGAAGAAGTGATTCATATCTAAGTGAAAGCCG GTTTGATCAATGCTCCATCTCGCCTTTATCCCTTAAAGGAATTAAAGATGCAGGATTTGAAAAGATGACTCTGGTGCAGGAGTCAACACTTCCTGTCATTCTGAAAG GAAAGGATGTGCTGGCCAAGGCAAAAACTGGCACCGGAAAAACTGTAGCATTTTTG CTTCCGgcgattgaaataattttacaatCACCACCAATTACTCGTGATCAAAAGCGACCTCCGATATTCGTCCTCGTGATATGCCCTACTCGGGAGCTTGCAAGTCAGGCTGCTGGGGAGGCCAACACCCTGTTGAAGTATCATCCTTCAATTGGTGTTCAAGTTGTCATAGGAGGTACAAGGCTTGCTCTAGAACAAAAACGAATGCAAGCCAATCCTTGCCAG ATTCTTGTGGCTACACCTGGAAGGCTTAGAGATCACGTAGAGAATACTGCTGGGTTTGCAACTCGGCTCATGGGTGTCAAGGTTTTGGTTCTCGACGAAGCTGATCATTTGTTAGATATGGGATTCCgcaaagaaatagagaaaattaTAGCTGCTCTTCCAAAACAACGTCAAACACTTCTGTTTTCTGCCACTATTCCACCAGAG GTTCGACAAATATGCCATGTTGCTTTAAAAAGAGATCATGAATTTATTAACACAGTTCAAGAAGGGAGTGAAGATACACATGCACAG GTCCAACAAATGCATCTTGTTGCTCCTCTGGACAAGCATTTCTCACTTCTTTATGCTTTGCTGAAAGAGCATATCACTGATGTAAATTATAAG ATTCTTGTTTTCTGCACAACTGCCATGGTAACGAGGCTTGTTGCTGAGCTTCTTGGTGAGCTTAGCTTGAATGTCCGGGAAATTCATTCTCGAAAACCTCAAAGTTACAGAACCAGAATCTCTGATGAATTTCGGAAATCAAAGGGTCTTATCTTGGTGACATCTGATGTGTCTGCACGCGGAGTAGATTACCCAGATGTAACTCTTGTCGTACAG GTCGAACTGGGCGAAAGGGAAAAGAAGGAGAAGGTGTTTTGTTATTGGCTCCTTGGGAGGAGTTCTTTTTGTCCGATGTTAAGGACTTGCCAATATCTAAGGCATCTGAACCATTGGTTGATCCAGACACCAGAAAAAAG AGATGAAAAACAAAGAAGCAGCATATCAAGCGTGGCTTGGTTATTACAACTCAAACAAAAATGTTGGTCGAGACAAATATAG